A stretch of Sphingorhabdus sp. YGSMI21 DNA encodes these proteins:
- a CDS encoding SIMPL domain-containing protein (The SIMPL domain is named for its presence in mouse protein SIMPL (signalling molecule that associates with mouse pelle-like kinase). Bacterial member BP26, from Brucella, was shown to assemble into a channel-like structure, while YggE from E. coli has been associated with resistance to oxidative stress.) gives MKFPILLAGAALALSPITMAQAANVEIVAQNPVIELSVSEQVDSAPDTAMFSTGVETRAKTATEALRQNSVQARAVMNRLKSLGIAEKDIQTTGINLRADYDYDQESRQNRFVGYVVSNQVSATVNDISKLGEILDAIVSSGATNLNGPSFSISDDSKLKDLARERALANAKARAMGYARAEGYSGVRVLSISEGMSHQSDAPMMRMEASASSSAPPVAPGQVGTVVSLNITYEMTR, from the coding sequence ATGAAATTCCCAATTTTACTGGCCGGAGCGGCTCTGGCCCTGAGCCCGATCACTATGGCGCAGGCCGCGAATGTCGAAATTGTCGCCCAGAACCCGGTGATTGAGCTGAGCGTATCGGAACAGGTCGACAGCGCGCCGGATACGGCGATGTTCAGCACCGGCGTTGAAACCCGGGCGAAAACGGCGACCGAGGCGCTGCGCCAGAACTCGGTCCAGGCCCGGGCGGTCATGAACCGGCTCAAATCACTCGGCATCGCCGAAAAGGACATTCAGACCACCGGCATCAATCTTCGCGCCGATTATGACTATGACCAGGAAAGCCGGCAGAACCGCTTTGTCGGCTATGTCGTTTCCAATCAGGTCTCGGCAACGGTGAATGACATATCGAAGCTGGGTGAAATTCTCGATGCGATTGTCAGCAGCGGTGCGACCAATTTGAACGGGCCGTCTTTCTCGATCAGCGATGACAGCAAGTTGAAGGATCTCGCGCGGGAACGGGCGCTTGCTAATGCCAAGGCACGCGCCATGGGCTATGCCCGGGCAGAAGGATATAGCGGTGTTCGGGTGCTTTCGATCAGCGAAGGCATGTCGCATCAATCCGATGCACCGATGATGCGGATGGAGGCTTCTGCTTCCTCGTCCGCGCCGCCGGTTGCTCCGGGGCAGGTCGGAACCGTCGTTTCGCTCAATATCACCTATGAAATGACCCGATAA
- a CDS encoding aminotransferase class IV: MDIIYLNGEYVSKSSAKISIFDRGLLFSDAVYEVISVINGRLIDMDRHVSRLERSLGELSINASADWSAMSRNLVAQNDLQEGVVYLQISRGVMDERDYRWPSPDTAPTIFAFAQPRVLVANPMADRGMTIITRPDLRWQRCDIKTTQLLYASLMKMEAMAAGVDDAWMAHGDMITEGTSQNAYIISQDGVLISHQLDRRILPGVTRIEMLEQAKLMELTIEERAFSIDEAKNAAEAFVTSSTLLVMPVVEIDGHRIGDGRPGEKTGKIRQNYLAAVQRASSTTN; encoded by the coding sequence TTGGATATAATCTATCTGAATGGCGAATATGTCTCCAAGTCTTCTGCCAAAATCTCGATTTTTGACCGTGGCCTGCTGTTTTCCGATGCCGTCTATGAGGTGATCTCGGTGATCAATGGCCGCCTGATCGATATGGATCGTCATGTCAGCCGGCTTGAACGATCGCTCGGCGAGCTTTCGATCAATGCCTCTGCCGACTGGTCGGCCATGTCGCGGAATCTGGTGGCGCAAAATGATTTGCAGGAAGGCGTGGTCTATCTGCAGATATCGCGCGGGGTGATGGACGAGCGGGATTATCGCTGGCCCAGCCCGGATACCGCCCCGACAATATTCGCCTTTGCCCAGCCCCGGGTGCTGGTCGCCAACCCGATGGCCGACCGCGGCATGACAATCATTACACGCCCTGACCTGCGCTGGCAGAGATGCGACATCAAGACCACCCAGCTGCTTTACGCGTCGCTCATGAAAATGGAGGCGATGGCAGCCGGAGTCGATGATGCATGGATGGCGCATGGCGATATGATTACCGAAGGAACGTCCCAGAATGCCTACATCATCAGCCAGGACGGCGTGCTGATTTCGCATCAGCTTGATCGTCGCATCCTGCCCGGCGTCACCCGTATCGAAATGCTCGAGCAGGCGAAATTGATGGAACTAACAATCGAAGAGCGCGCTTTCTCCATAGACGAGGCAAAAAATGCGGCGGAAGCCTTTGTGACATCGTCCACATTGCTGGTCATGCCGGTCGTCGAGATCGACGGCCACAGGATCGGTGACGGACGACCGGGAGAAAAAACCGGGAAGATCCGGCAAAACTATTTAGCCGCCGTTCAGAGAGCTTCGTCTACAACGAACTGA
- a CDS encoding ATP-binding cassette domain-containing protein, with protein sequence MAQPPIFAYENLSLHQGEGWLFENLDLHVGPRDRLALIGRNGAGKTTLLRLIADQIEADKGQRMIQPGTNIVYLEQEPDFTPFETLRDFAVSGEQGPALHEVEAIADQLGTDLSKGAAKASGGEKRRAAICRALASDPDLLLLDEPTNHLDLGAIDWLEDWLGRYKGAFITISHDRTFLTRLTKQTIWLDRGALRRQEIGFGGYDAWMEKIHADEAQAASKIDAKLKLEARWLERGVTARRKRNQGRLEKLWEMRAARAAMIGPAGTANLKIQNDDSRTKSVITAENISKSFGDRQIIRDFSLRIQRGDRIGIVGANGAGKTTLLKMLTGELEPDSGKVTLAKTLNGVFIDQQRSLLEGNKTVRDVLADGSDWVDVRGDKKHVQGYLKEFLFAPSLIDAKVGTLSGGEQSRLLLAREFARMSNLLVLDEPTNDLDLETLDLLQEVIADYEGTVLLVSHDRDFLDRTVTVTLGLDGSGTVDIVAGGYAEWEARRKPRAPAQKAASKPAQSGSQGSPKAAGSSKKLSYKDQRDYDLLPARIEAIEQRMAEIEKTLADPDLYTRDFPRFEALTKENSALIDEKDEAEMRWLELAEEVERLADN encoded by the coding sequence ATGGCTCAACCCCCGATCTTTGCATATGAGAATCTCTCGCTCCATCAAGGCGAAGGCTGGCTGTTCGAGAATCTCGACCTGCACGTCGGGCCGCGTGACCGGCTTGCACTGATCGGCCGCAATGGCGCCGGCAAGACGACGCTGCTGCGCCTGATCGCCGACCAGATCGAAGCGGACAAGGGCCAGCGGATGATCCAGCCGGGCACGAATATCGTCTATCTGGAGCAGGAACCCGACTTCACCCCGTTCGAAACCCTGCGAGACTTTGCCGTTTCGGGAGAGCAAGGCCCTGCCCTGCACGAGGTCGAGGCCATTGCCGATCAATTGGGCACCGATCTGTCCAAGGGAGCGGCCAAAGCCAGCGGCGGCGAGAAACGCCGGGCGGCGATCTGCCGGGCGCTGGCGTCCGACCCCGATCTGTTGCTGCTGGACGAGCCGACCAACCATCTCGATCTCGGGGCGATCGACTGGCTGGAAGACTGGCTCGGGCGTTACAAGGGCGCGTTCATCACCATCTCGCATGACAGAACCTTCCTGACCCGGCTGACCAAACAGACCATCTGGCTGGACCGCGGCGCCTTGCGGCGTCAGGAAATCGGTTTTGGCGGCTATGATGCCTGGATGGAGAAAATCCATGCGGATGAAGCGCAGGCGGCCAGCAAGATCGACGCCAAGCTGAAGCTCGAAGCACGCTGGCTCGAACGCGGTGTCACCGCGCGGCGCAAGCGCAATCAGGGACGCCTCGAGAAATTATGGGAAATGCGCGCGGCCCGCGCCGCGATGATCGGCCCGGCCGGTACCGCCAATCTCAAGATCCAGAATGACGACAGTCGCACCAAATCGGTAATCACCGCCGAAAATATCTCCAAGTCTTTCGGTGATCGCCAGATCATTCGCGACTTTTCGCTGCGCATCCAGCGCGGCGACCGGATCGGCATCGTCGGGGCCAATGGCGCCGGCAAGACGACATTGCTGAAGATGCTGACCGGCGAACTGGAACCGGACAGCGGCAAAGTGACGCTCGCCAAGACGCTCAACGGTGTGTTTATCGACCAGCAGCGCAGCTTGCTCGAAGGCAATAAAACGGTCCGCGACGTGCTCGCCGATGGCAGCGACTGGGTCGATGTGCGCGGCGACAAGAAACATGTGCAGGGCTATCTCAAGGAATTCCTGTTCGCGCCGTCGCTGATCGACGCCAAGGTCGGTACATTGTCCGGCGGCGAACAGTCCCGGCTTCTGCTAGCGCGCGAATTTGCGCGGATGTCCAACCTGCTGGTGCTTGACGAGCCGACCAACGACCTCGACCTGGAAACGCTCGATCTCCTGCAGGAAGTGATCGCCGATTATGAAGGCACGGTATTGCTGGTCAGCCATGACCGCGATTTTCTCGATCGCACGGTGACGGTAACGCTCGGCCTCGATGGCAGCGGAACGGTCGATATTGTGGCCGGCGGCTATGCCGAATGGGAAGCCCGGCGCAAGCCGCGGGCTCCGGCGCAGAAAGCGGCTTCCAAACCCGCGCAGTCCGGCAGCCAGGGAAGCCCCAAGGCGGCGGGCTCCAGCAAGAAATTGAGCTACAAGGACCAGCGCGACTATGATCTTCTGCCCGCGCGGATCGAGGCTATCGAACAGCGTATGGCGGAGATCGAAAAGACGCTCGCCGACCCCGATCTCTATACGCGCGATTTCCCGCGCTTCGAGGCGCTGACCAAAGAGAATAGCGCCCTGATCGACGAGAAAGACGAAGCCGAAATGCGCTGGCTGGAACTGGCAGAAGAAGTCGAGCGGCTGGCCGACAATTGA
- a CDS encoding DUF6456 domain-containing protein: protein MSASRTRRDKSPSGPRLLAERALPQDGEERQGREAPRRRARSVTVNLAESPLGWLHARGHLSDRQFDAGEKLRADWERANLAPSVTMRWDAAPVAGGKRAAPHVLNETEAQLSARLRFEKAIDHLGSDLSDIAWRIICGGEGTPAAEKNLGWPARSGKLVLKIALDRLAEYYRLPG, encoded by the coding sequence ATGTCCGCCAGCAGAACCAGAAGAGACAAATCACCATCCGGACCGCGTCTGCTCGCCGAACGGGCGCTGCCGCAGGATGGCGAGGAAAGGCAGGGGCGCGAAGCGCCGCGCAGGCGGGCGCGCAGTGTTACGGTCAATCTCGCGGAATCGCCCCTGGGATGGTTGCACGCAAGAGGCCATTTGTCCGACCGGCAGTTTGACGCTGGGGAAAAATTGCGGGCCGACTGGGAACGGGCCAATCTGGCGCCCAGCGTGACGATGCGATGGGATGCCGCGCCGGTGGCCGGCGGCAAGCGGGCTGCGCCGCATGTCCTGAACGAGACGGAAGCGCAGCTTTCGGCCAGGCTGCGTTTCGAGAAGGCGATCGATCATCTGGGCAGCGACCTGTCCGATATCGCCTGGCGGATTATATGCGGCGGGGAGGGGACTCCGGCCGCGGAGAAAAATCTCGGCTGGCCAGCGCGCTCCGGCAAGCTGGTGCTGAAAATCGCACTGGACCGGCTGGCGGAATATTATCGCCTGCCCGGCTGA
- a CDS encoding helix-turn-helix transcriptional regulator, producing the protein MISRIRDVRKAKGLTLDDVAMRCEPPTTAQTIGRLETGTRTLSLGWLNRIADALGVDSAALLSLPDQEELPVAAILDHKGAHALGKVEHIYQPAIEPAMVALRVKSSVGDYRAGDDVWLSRRSADQFGSALNRDILIPRPAGRFLFGRLIGRQDNKLHILPLGSGARQQIVSDPEWIGVAVRLVREL; encoded by the coding sequence ATGATCAGCCGTATCAGAGACGTTCGCAAGGCCAAGGGACTGACGCTCGACGATGTCGCGATGCGGTGCGAGCCGCCGACGACCGCCCAGACCATCGGGCGGCTCGAAACCGGCACCCGGACCCTGTCACTCGGCTGGCTGAACCGGATTGCCGATGCTTTGGGCGTGGACAGCGCGGCACTCCTGTCGCTGCCCGATCAGGAGGAATTGCCGGTCGCCGCCATTCTCGATCACAAGGGCGCACACGCGCTCGGCAAGGTCGAGCATATATATCAACCGGCGATCGAGCCGGCGATGGTGGCGCTGCGCGTCAAGAGCAGCGTCGGCGACTATCGCGCCGGCGACGATGTCTGGCTTTCCCGGCGGAGCGCCGATCAATTTGGCAGCGCGCTCAACCGGGACATATTGATCCCTCGCCCCGCCGGGCGCTTTCTGTTCGGTCGCCTTATCGGTCGTCAGGACAACAAGCTGCATATCCTGCCGCTGGGCAGCGGCGCGCGGCAGCAGATTGTCAGCGACCCCGAATGGATCGGCGTCGCGGTGCGGCTGGTACGGGAGCTTTAG
- a CDS encoding glycosyltransferase: MTQPLRVLTLSTLFPNAAAPNFGIFVERQTVELAGRAEADVTVINPVGMPPFPLNRLGQYRVLQSLPEREEWRGLDVYRPRFRLIPRFGGADNPRRIAEAVLPLVEKLHAKAPFDVIDAEFFYPDGPAAMRLAAALGIPFTIKARGADIHHWRSDPKCRAQILEAADKAGALLAVSEALKQDMVALGMDGGQISVHYTGLDQEKFIPVDRTAAKQALGVSGPLFITTGALITRKNQDLVIRALPHIPGATLMLAGAGDREQAYRALARQLGVAGRVRFLGSVPHDQLPHLTAAADIAILVSQSEGLANAWVEALACGTPLVISAAGGARELVTSPDAGRIVDQSVEAIVEAAKALLADPPAQDVVRSTVSQFSWQNNGDQLLAILRQASGQY; the protein is encoded by the coding sequence ATGACCCAGCCGCTGCGTGTGCTGACCCTGTCGACCCTGTTCCCCAATGCGGCGGCGCCCAATTTCGGGATATTTGTCGAGCGGCAGACTGTCGAGCTCGCGGGCCGCGCTGAAGCAGATGTTACGGTCATCAATCCGGTCGGGATGCCGCCCTTCCCCCTGAACAGGCTTGGACAATATAGGGTGCTGCAATCTCTGCCGGAGCGTGAAGAGTGGCGGGGGCTGGACGTTTATCGCCCCCGGTTCAGGTTGATCCCCCGGTTCGGCGGAGCCGATAATCCGCGCCGTATCGCCGAAGCGGTCCTGCCGCTGGTGGAAAAATTACACGCGAAAGCGCCGTTCGATGTCATCGATGCGGAATTTTTCTATCCCGACGGGCCGGCTGCGATGCGCCTTGCCGCTGCTCTGGGCATTCCCTTCACGATCAAGGCGCGCGGGGCGGACATCCATCACTGGCGCAGCGATCCGAAATGCCGCGCCCAGATCCTCGAGGCTGCTGACAAGGCCGGCGCTCTGCTGGCGGTGTCCGAGGCGCTGAAGCAGGATATGGTCGCCCTTGGCATGGATGGAGGCCAGATTTCCGTTCACTATACCGGACTGGACCAGGAGAAGTTCATCCCTGTCGACAGGACAGCAGCCAAGCAGGCCCTGGGGGTCAGCGGTCCGCTGTTCATCACCACCGGCGCGCTGATCACGCGCAAGAATCAGGATTTGGTGATCCGCGCCCTGCCCCATATTCCCGGGGCCACGTTGATGCTCGCGGGCGCGGGCGACCGGGAGCAGGCATATCGGGCGCTCGCCAGACAGCTGGGCGTCGCGGGGCGCGTCCGTTTCCTCGGCAGCGTTCCACATGATCAGCTGCCGCACCTCACTGCCGCCGCCGATATCGCGATTCTCGTGTCGCAATCCGAGGGGCTCGCCAATGCCTGGGTTGAGGCGCTTGCCTGCGGTACGCCGCTGGTCATTAGCGCGGCCGGTGGGGCGCGTGAGCTGGTGACCAGCCCGGATGCCGGACGGATCGTCGACCAGAGCGTCGAAGCGATTGTCGAAGCCGCCAAGGCGCTGCTTGCCGACCCGCCGGCGCAGGATGTGGTTCGGTCAACGGTCAGCCAGTTCAGCTGGCAGAATAACGGTGATCAATTGCTGGCCATCTTGCGGCAGGCATCCGGCCAATATTAG
- a CDS encoding Mth938-like domain-containing protein, with translation MVELRKDVEFTGPVITGFTASGFKSGDQRFEQGLLISPEQAVGWTGAALDELNLAEILSSLNLSPKPEFLLLGSGPSMLQPPAAFRREVEAAGMGLEVMDSRAAARTWGVLRAEERWIIGAFLPLA, from the coding sequence TTGGTAGAGTTACGCAAGGATGTCGAATTTACCGGTCCGGTCATTACCGGCTTTACGGCCAGCGGCTTCAAGAGCGGTGACCAGCGGTTCGAGCAAGGTCTGCTGATTTCGCCAGAACAGGCTGTGGGCTGGACGGGTGCGGCTCTCGACGAGCTAAATCTAGCGGAGATATTGTCCAGTCTGAACCTGTCTCCCAAGCCGGAATTTCTCCTGCTCGGCAGCGGCCCGTCGATGCTGCAACCGCCCGCCGCCTTCCGGCGGGAAGTGGAGGCAGCCGGTATGGGACTGGAAGTCATGGACAGCCGCGCTGCGGCGCGGACCTGGGGTGTGCTCCGGGCTGAAGAACGCTGGATAATCGGCGCCTTTCTGCCGCTGGCCTAA
- the secF gene encoding protein translocase subunit SecF: MKLIKLVPDDTNISFLKWRNIAMAFSILTIIASIGLVAAKGLNFGVDFIGGQMIQATFTETETAPISELRDRIGGLGYGEATIQRFGDANEVSIRMRLPAEAESRPEAANEMTEKIVSTLRADHPDVRIDGVESVSGKVSSELFEKGTFSLIAAIIAISIYIWIRFEWQFGVGALFALVHDVALTFGLFALTQMEFNLNIVAALLTIIGYSLNDTIVVFDRIRENLKKYRKMDIIALLDLSVNETLARTVMTSLTMLIALGALILWGPDVIFGFSVAMFFGVFVGTYSSVYMAAPILIWLKVGPDTFVPAESDNDKAEKLGGPEQVG, encoded by the coding sequence ATGAAATTGATCAAGCTTGTTCCGGACGACACCAACATCAGCTTTCTGAAATGGCGCAATATCGCCATGGCTTTCAGCATTTTGACGATCATCGCGTCGATCGGGCTGGTCGCTGCCAAGGGGCTGAATTTCGGCGTCGACTTCATCGGCGGCCAGATGATCCAGGCGACCTTTACCGAAACGGAAACCGCGCCGATATCCGAGCTGCGCGACCGTATCGGCGGTCTCGGCTATGGCGAAGCGACGATCCAGCGATTTGGCGATGCCAATGAAGTCTCGATCCGGATGCGGCTGCCGGCCGAAGCCGAATCGCGCCCCGAAGCGGCGAATGAAATGACCGAAAAAATCGTCTCGACGCTGCGCGCCGATCATCCCGATGTCCGCATCGACGGGGTCGAGTCGGTCTCCGGCAAAGTGTCGTCGGAACTGTTCGAGAAGGGCACTTTCTCGCTGATTGCTGCGATTATAGCGATCTCCATCTATATCTGGATCCGTTTCGAATGGCAGTTCGGTGTCGGTGCCCTGTTCGCGCTGGTGCACGACGTTGCGCTGACCTTCGGCCTGTTCGCGCTGACCCAGATGGAATTCAATCTTAATATCGTTGCCGCGCTGCTGACAATCATCGGCTATTCGCTCAACGACACGATCGTGGTGTTCGACCGTATCCGCGAGAATCTGAAGAAATATCGCAAGATGGATATCATCGCCTTGCTCGACCTGTCGGTGAACGAGACGCTGGCGCGGACGGTGATGACCAGCTTGACCATGCTGATCGCGCTGGGCGCCCTGATCCTCTGGGGGCCGGACGTGATTTTCGGCTTCTCCGTGGCGATGTTCTTCGGCGTCTTCGTCGGTACCTATAGCTCGGTCTATATGGCCGCTCCGATCCTGATCTGGCTCAAGGTTGGCCCGGACACATTCGTCCCCGCTGAATCGGACAATGACAAGGCGGAGAAGCTGGGCGGGCCGGAGCAGGTTGGCTGA
- the secD gene encoding protein translocase subunit SecD gives MLDFPRWKVISISLLLALGVLMSIPSLLGENGRQYWPSFLPNVTINLGLDLQGGSHILLEADPADVATARLETMEESVRAEMRRASPRIGIGDISRRDGVLSFMVRDSTQVDAARDAIVPLTSGAGLTGQRDWDIEVRDDTRFVLTPTAAGLENAVENAMETATDVIRRRIDEMGTREPTIIRQGDNRIVVQVPGLDDPEALKALLGQTAKLEFKLVDYEADPNAVAAGRAPVGSQIFPYPDNPTGLPNIAVKRLGGISGDKLTDAGQGFDQQTNAAVVNITFDSEGGAKFARLTQNNVGRPFAIILDGKVLSAPNINEPILGGSAQISGNFSVESANQLAIALRSGALPVELKIVEERTVGPDLGKDSIDKGMIAAIIATVAVLTFMVVTYGRFGMYANIALALNLFIIVGVMAMFNATLTLPGIAGFVLTVGSAVDANVLINERIREERRRGRRVIQAIEVGYKEASRAIFDANITNIIAGVLLFMFGSGPVKGFAVVLMIGIASSVFTAVVVTRMFVALWARKARPQELVI, from the coding sequence ATGCTCGATTTCCCGCGCTGGAAAGTCATTTCCATTTCTCTGCTGCTGGCCCTTGGCGTGCTGATGTCCATACCCAGCCTGCTTGGCGAGAATGGCCGGCAATATTGGCCGAGCTTTCTGCCGAATGTAACCATCAATCTGGGGCTCGATCTCCAGGGCGGCAGCCATATCCTGCTGGAAGCGGATCCGGCCGATGTCGCGACTGCCCGGCTCGAGACGATGGAAGAATCGGTGCGCGCGGAAATGCGCCGCGCCAGTCCGCGGATTGGCATCGGCGATATATCCCGGCGCGACGGTGTATTGAGCTTCATGGTGCGCGACAGCACCCAGGTCGATGCAGCGCGTGATGCGATCGTGCCGCTGACCAGCGGGGCAGGCCTGACCGGCCAGCGCGACTGGGACATCGAAGTGCGCGACGATACGCGCTTTGTCCTGACCCCGACCGCAGCGGGTCTGGAAAATGCCGTCGAAAATGCCATGGAAACGGCGACCGACGTGATCCGCCGCCGGATCGACGAAATGGGCACGCGCGAACCCACGATCATCCGCCAGGGCGATAACCGGATCGTGGTGCAAGTACCGGGACTGGATGATCCGGAAGCGCTGAAGGCGCTGCTCGGACAGACCGCGAAACTGGAATTCAAGCTGGTCGACTATGAGGCCGACCCCAATGCGGTGGCCGCAGGCCGGGCACCGGTGGGCAGCCAGATTTTCCCCTATCCCGACAATCCGACCGGATTGCCGAATATTGCGGTCAAGCGGCTCGGCGGGATCAGCGGCGACAAGCTGACCGACGCCGGCCAGGGCTTTGACCAGCAAACCAACGCGGCGGTGGTCAATATCACGTTCGACAGCGAGGGCGGGGCCAAATTCGCCCGGCTGACCCAGAATAATGTCGGCCGGCCCTTTGCCATCATCCTTGACGGCAAGGTGCTGTCCGCGCCCAATATCAACGAGCCGATCCTTGGTGGTTCGGCGCAGATTTCGGGCAATTTCTCGGTCGAAAGTGCGAACCAGCTGGCGATTGCCCTGCGCTCCGGTGCACTGCCGGTCGAACTGAAGATCGTCGAGGAACGCACCGTCGGTCCCGATCTCGGCAAGGATTCGATCGACAAGGGCATGATCGCCGCGATCATCGCTACCGTTGCCGTGCTGACCTTCATGGTCGTCACCTATGGCCGCTTTGGCATGTATGCCAATATCGCGCTGGCGCTGAACCTGTTCATCATCGTCGGGGTGATGGCGATGTTCAACGCGACGTTGACGCTGCCGGGTATCGCGGGTTTCGTGCTGACCGTCGGTTCTGCCGTTGACGCCAATGTGCTGATCAACGAGCGAATACGCGAAGAGCGACGGCGCGGGCGAAGGGTCATCCAGGCGATCGAAGTGGGCTATAAAGAGGCCTCGCGCGCTATTTTTGACGCGAATATCACCAATATCATTGCCGGTGTGCTGCTGTTCATGTTCGGCTCCGGGCCGGTCAAGGGCTTCGCGGTCGTGCTGATGATCGGTATCGCCTCATCCGTCTTTACCGCCGTGGTCGTAACCAGAATGTTTGTGGCGCTCTGGGCAAGAAAAGCCCGTCCGCAGGAGTTGGTGATATGA
- the yajC gene encoding preprotein translocase subunit YajC, giving the protein MTSITILSAAAGAGGAGGFLISVMPLVLIFAVFYFLLIRPQQKKMKEHQAKVGAVKKNDEVVTGGGLVGKAVKVDDEYVEVEIANGVRVKAIKATLTDVMPRGGAKPAND; this is encoded by the coding sequence ATGACATCAATCACTATATTATCTGCAGCAGCTGGTGCCGGCGGGGCCGGAGGCTTTCTGATTTCGGTAATGCCGCTGGTGCTTATTTTTGCGGTTTTCTATTTTCTGCTCATTCGTCCGCAGCAAAAGAAGATGAAAGAGCATCAGGCAAAGGTCGGCGCGGTCAAGAAGAATGACGAAGTCGTGACCGGCGGCGGACTGGTCGGCAAGGCGGTCAAGGTTGACGATGAATATGTCGAAGTCGAAATCGCCAATGGCGTCCGTGTCAAGGCGATCAAGGCGACGTTGACCGATGTCATGCCACGCGGCGGTGCCAAACCCGCGAACGACTGA
- the tnpA gene encoding IS200/IS605 family transposase produces MAYTRGSHTIFHHRYHIVWVPKYRFKVLHGAVRMRVRDIVRQVCDEMDVRIIKGLLSHDHVHMFVEIPAKIAVSAFVQKAKGRSSRRIQQEFEHIRKRYWGQRFWARGYFCTTSGNITDDVIMRYLEYHTNPLEMASASPSEPTGASR; encoded by the coding sequence ATGGCATATACACGAGGCAGTCACACAATTTTTCACCATCGCTATCATATAGTATGGGTGCCGAAATATCGGTTCAAAGTGTTGCACGGTGCGGTGCGTATGCGGGTCCGCGATATTGTCCGGCAGGTTTGCGATGAAATGGACGTGAGGATCATCAAGGGTCTGCTTTCGCACGATCACGTTCACATGTTTGTCGAAATACCAGCCAAGATCGCTGTCAGCGCCTTCGTGCAAAAGGCCAAAGGGCGCTCGTCACGTCGCATTCAGCAGGAGTTCGAACATATCCGCAAACGCTATTGGGGCCAGCGCTTCTGGGCTCGCGGCTATTTTTGCACGACCAGCGGTAACATCACTGACGATGTGATAATGCGCTACCTCGAATATCACACCAATCCCCTTGAAATGGCTTCAGCCTCTCCATCCGAACCTACCGGCGCAAGCCGGTAG
- a CDS encoding TM0106 family RecB-like putative nuclease, producing the protein MQGEQQRRGHVRLGDGRRESFRMVDFDKTLTVAINRYLLFVGNGATGTVPEPCAECTLCPWRDHCSKLWEENDHLSQICGLGKLQAQKLREAGIETAADLAAASDDTRIPHMAPVTFTKFLAQARLQQARKDGGKPVVEPLPQEESRGFAMLPEPHPADLVFDLEGDPLEEGGLDYLWGVHYSDGGKPDFRFRWGHDHSAERLAFEDTLDWMPNHLRSNLGAHVYHYAPYKITSLRRLSTLHASREEELDGLLRQRRFVDLYDVLRQAVRTSEPILSLKATSKDSPSQTDQNPIQGF; encoded by the coding sequence GTGCAGGGCGAGCAGCAGCGTCGCGGACATGTCCGATTGGGAGATGGCCGCCGTGAGTCTTTCCGCATGGTGGATTTTGACAAGACGCTTACGGTCGCAATCAATCGGTATTTATTATTTGTTGGCAACGGTGCGACTGGAACGGTGCCTGAGCCATGCGCAGAATGCACTTTATGTCCATGGAGAGATCATTGCTCGAAATTATGGGAGGAAAATGACCATCTGTCGCAGATTTGCGGACTTGGGAAACTACAAGCTCAAAAACTACGCGAAGCAGGAATCGAAACCGCCGCTGACTTGGCTGCAGCCTCTGATGACACGCGCATACCGCACATGGCCCCAGTAACATTTACCAAATTTCTTGCACAAGCCCGCTTGCAACAAGCGCGCAAGGATGGAGGCAAACCGGTGGTTGAGCCTTTACCGCAGGAAGAAAGTCGTGGTTTTGCAATGTTGCCAGAACCACACCCCGCTGACCTGGTCTTCGATCTGGAAGGGGATCCTTTAGAAGAAGGCGGGCTCGATTATCTTTGGGGTGTCCATTACAGCGATGGCGGCAAACCTGATTTTCGTTTTCGATGGGGGCATGACCATTCTGCGGAACGCCTCGCATTTGAAGACACGCTGGACTGGATGCCGAATCATCTGCGATCTAATCTGGGCGCTCACGTCTATCATTATGCCCCCTATAAAATTACCTCGCTGCGCCGACTTTCTACCCTTCATGCCAGCCGCGAGGAGGAACTGGATGGATTGCTGCGCCAACGCCGCTTCGTCGACCTTTATGATGTATTGCGGCAGGCAGTCAGGACATCAGAACCAATTTTGTCACTTAAGGCCACCTCGAAAGATAGTCCTTCCCAGACCGATCAAAATCCGATTCAAGGATTCTGA